TGATCCATTCCCCGCCGGACTTGATGACGTCCTTGCTGCGGTCGGTGATCTGCATGAAGCCGTCGGAATCGATCTTCGCTACGTCACCGGTCGGAAACCAGCCGTCGCATAGGGGCGACGCTTCTTCACTGCCGAAATAGCCGGACGTCACCCACGGCCCGCGCACCTGCAGGTCGCCGGTCACCTGAGCGTCCCATGACAACTCCTCGCCGTCCGGGCCCACGATTCGCATGTCGATACCGAACACGGCGCGGCCCTGCTTGGCCTGGATAGCGTAGCGCTGCTGCGTCGACAATGACTGGTGGTGCCCTTTGAAACTGCAAACCGTACCAATTGGGCTCAGTTCCGTCATCCCCCATGCATGCAGGACGTCGACCTGGTAGCGCTCCTGAAATTCTGTGGTCATGGCCGTCGGGCACGGCGCCCCGCCCACGATCGTGCGGCGCATGGAAGTAAACGTGGTGCCACGCTCGGCCACATGTCGAAGCAGTCCCTGCCATACGGTCGGAACACCCGCGGAGAGCGTGACCTGTTCTGCCTCGATCAGCTCATAGAGCGATTTTCCGTCGAGAGCGGGGCCCGGGAACACGAGCTTGGCGCCGACCATGCATGCGATATAGGGCAGACCCCACGCATTCACATGGAACATGGGGACGACCGGGAGGATCACGTCGCGTGCCGAGCAATTCAGTGAGTCGGGCAATGCCGCCGCATAGGTGTGCAGAAGCGTTGAACGATGGCTGTACAGCACCCCTTTTGGATTGCCGGTAGTGCCCGATGTATAGCACAACGACGACGCACTGTTCTCGTCAAGGAGGGGCCAGGCGAAATCGTCGCCGTGACCGTCAATGAGATCTTCGTAGCACAGCAACATGATCGGCAGATCGTGTTTTGCTGGCATGTTTGCGCGATCGGTCATCGCGACGAATACTTTCGGGCTCTTGATACGCGATGCGACAGACTCGATCAGCGGGAGGAAGGTCAAATCGAAGAAGATTACGCGATCGTCAGCATGATCGATGATGTAGGCGAGCTGATCGACGTGCAGCCGGGGGTTGAGCGTGTGGAGTACGGCACCGGAACCCGACACCGCAAAGTACAGCTCCATGTGGCGGTAGCCGTTCCAAGCCAGCGTACCGACGCGCTCGCCCTGAGCAATGCCGAGCCCAGCAAGGGCGTTGGCCAGCTTTCTGGCGCGTTGCGCGAGATCGCGATAGCGATATCGGTGAATGTCGCCTTCGACCCGTCGCGACACGATTTCCTGCCCGCCGTGATGCCGCTCGGCGTGGGTGAGGAGCGACGCGACCAGCAGCGGTTGCTGCATCATCAAACCATACATAAGTATCTTCCTGATTTATCCAGATTCAGCCTGGTTGCGCGTGACACCGATCTGCCGGGGTGTCGTCAACGGTGAGTTCGAGCCTGCCGGCGACGTTCCGGATGGGAAAGGTCGCAAGACTCAAACCGCCGTTGCCCGGCATACAACCGGTCGAGACGTCAAAGCGAAGTCCGTGGGCGGGGCAGCGAAGCAGGCGCCCTTCGATCTGGCCGCCTGCAAGCGATGCACCATTGTGTGGACAGGAGTTGTCGACGGCGCAGAGTTCGCCGTCGATATTGAAGAGCACGACGCTGCGGCCGTCGACGAAGACTAGCTTGCGTTGTCCTGGCGCGAGCTCATCGGCTGATCCGACCGGTATCTGGCGTGACATTATCTGTTCTCCTGCTCACCGATCGAACGCAACATGGCATCCGCGATCGCGCCGGGCGAGTACGCCCCGGACAGCGACAGTGCCGAATTAACCACGAAATGCGGCACGCCCCTGACGTCGTCAGCCTGCGTAGAACGCGGCAACGCGAAGTTGTCTTCTCGCCGCGACGTCGTGAGATGGTCAGCGAGGCTCGCGGCGTCGAGGCCGCACGCGAGGCCAATTCGCTCAAGCACGTCCGGGTTGCCGATATCTTCGCCGTCCATGAAATAGCCTGTGAACAGCCGGTCGATCAAAAGCGCGCGCTTACATACCGCGCCTGTGGTTGTGGCAGTGGCCGAGGCAACGAGTTTGTGCGCTGCCCGTGTGTTGGGCATGACCTCGATCCTGTCGAACGCCAGTTCGATGCCAGCCGCGTGAGCCGCCTCCTGAACCTGTGCGCGCCGCGCAGCGACCGCGCCCGGACTCCCCAGACGGGCCACATAGAACGCCTGATAAGGGACCCCGCCGACGGGCGTATCGGGCAGCAACTGATGCGAATGCCACCGCACCTTGACGCTGACGTCGGGACGCAAGCTTGCGAGGCGACTGACGGCAGCATCGAGATTGCGCTTGCCGATCAGGCACCATGGGCAGACAAAATCGAAGTGGACATCGACCGTCACCGACACGTTGTTGTTCACTGCCGTGCCCTGCTCCGCTTTCAGTGCACCGTCCATGTCAGAGAAGCTCGCGGATCAGGGTGTCCGCCTGTGGCCAGTCGCCATAGCCGGCCGCGGGGTTCAGGTGCCCGACTTCGCCGAGGTCAACGAGACGGCTGCCCCAGTCTGCCGCCATACCGGCAGCGCGCTCAAACCCTGCAAGCGGATCGTTGCGGCTGGCGCCGAGAATACTCGGGAACGGCAGCGGTTTGCGCGGAAACGGCAGCCACCCGTGTTCTTCGAGCACGTCCAGCGTCGGATAACCGGCGGGCATGGGAGCTTCCAGGTCCGCCGGCGTGGCCAGCAGCGCGCCCTGGATCGGGCGGTTGTGGTGCTGCGCCCAGTGCACGGTAATCATGACGCCGGCGCTGTGAGCGACCAGTACGATCGGGCCATCGATCTTCGCGATGGCCTCGTCCAGCGCCGCGACGCGCGCCGCACAGCTGAGCTTGTCCTGCTCGAGCGGCGGCACCGAAGCCGTTTTGGGAAGACGAGCCTGCAGCAGTGTCTGCCAGTGTTCGGCGACATGGTCACGCAGACCAGGCACGATAAGTACGGTAGGTGCGGTATTGAGCGTCACGACGCTGAGTCCTTCAGGTTAGTACGGCTTGTCGCCAATAATTCCAGCTCGCTCCATCTTTCGATGGCACGGCGCGTAATCCATCACGGCGTAGTGTTGCGTGGAGCGGTTGTCCCATATTGCGATGCTGTTCGGCTTCCAGCGCCAGCGCACCTGGTACTCCGGGATGTACGCCTGGCTGATCAGATAACGCAGCAGATCGGACGCGCCGGGATTGGCGTCCTGGCCAAAGCGCACGCGCGCCGGCGTGTGGTAGTTCGTCAAGTGCGTGGTGAACGCATTGACAAACAGCACTTTCTCGCTCGTCTCGGGGTGCGTGCGCACGACCGGATGTTCGGCGTCGGGATACTGGGCTTTCAAGGCATGCCGCTTCTCGATCGGCATCACGGCACCGAAGCTCGCTTCGATGCTGTGGCGTGCGCGCAGGTCGGCGATCTGCTCCTTCACGTGCGAGGACAGGTTCTCATACGCGAGCACCATGTTCGCCCACATCGTGTCGCCGCCGACGGGCGGGCATTCCACGCAGCGCAGCACGGCGCCAAACTGCGGGGCTTCGCGCCACGTGGCGTCCGAATGCCACGCGTTTTCGTAGCGGTCATTGGGCTGATCCGGCGACTTGTAGATTCGCACGAGGCCCGGATGCTCTGGATCGCTGCCCGCGACCGGGTGGTCCTCCAGCTCACCGAAGCGGCGCGCGAAAGCAACATGCTCAGCACGGCTAATGTCCTGATCGCGCAGGAACAGGACACGGTGCTTGAGCAGGTTCGCCCGGATCTCGGCAAAGAGGCCATCGTCGTGGATCGCGTCGGCGAGCTTGACGCCCACCAGTTCGGCGCCAATGGCGTTGTTGAGTTGTTCGACAAGCATGGTGCCCTCCTTAGATGACGAAGACTGATGAACCGGTTGTCTTGCGCGATTCGACATCACGGTGCGCTTGTGCGGCATCCTCGAGCGTATAGCGCTGGTTGATCTCGATCTTGATGCGGCCAGCCGCAACGTGGCCGAAGATTTCCCCGGCCAGGTCCGCCTTCTCGGCGGGGTCGGCGATGTAGTCTGCGAGCGCCGGACGGGTCAGGTACGGCGATCCTTTCATTGCCAGGATCTGCGGATTGAATGCCGGAATCGGCCCCGATGCCGTGCCGACGCAAACAATCAGGCCGCGGCGCTTGACCGAATTCAGAGTCGCTTCAAAGGTATCCTTACCGACACTGTCGAACACCACATTGACCCCGGCGCCATCGGTCAGCTCGCGTACGCGCACGGCGACGTCTTCATGGCTGTAGTTGATGGTGTGTTCGCAGCCATGCGCGCGGGCGATTTCCGCCTTAGCTTCGCTCGAAACCGTGCCGATCACCGTGAGCCCCAGCAGCTTGGCCCACTGCGATACGATCAGCCCGACGCCGCCCGCGGCGGCATGAAGCAGAATCGTATTGCCAGGTTTGAAGTCGTAGATGCGTCGCATCAGATATGAGGAGGTCAGGCCGCGCATTGTCATGGCTGCCGCCGTCTCGCAGGTAATGCCTTCAGGCAGCTTGATCAACGGTGCCGCCGGACACAGGCGCTCCGTGCTGTAAGCGCCAAGCGTGTTGACAAAGCCCGTGTAGGTGACACG
Above is a genomic segment from Paraburkholderia aromaticivorans containing:
- a CDS encoding quinone oxidoreductase family protein, which produces MAKAVRFHETGGPEVLRYEDVEVGDPGPGQVRLRHEAVGLNFADTYFRSGLYPVPLPAGMGVEAAGVVEAVGEGVTNVAVGDRVTYTGFVNTLGAYSTERLCPAAPLIKLPEGITCETAAAMTMRGLTSSYLMRRIYDFKPGNTILLHAAAGGVGLIVSQWAKLLGLTVIGTVSSEAKAEIARAHGCEHTINYSHEDVAVRVRELTDGAGVNVVFDSVGKDTFEATLNSVKRRGLIVCVGTASGPIPAFNPQILAMKGSPYLTRPALADYIADPAEKADLAGEIFGHVAAGRIKIEINQRYTLEDAAQAHRDVESRKTTGSSVFVI
- a CDS encoding Rieske (2Fe-2S) protein codes for the protein MSRQIPVGSADELAPGQRKLVFVDGRSVVLFNIDGELCAVDNSCPHNGASLAGGQIEGRLLRCPAHGLRFDVSTGCMPGNGGLSLATFPIRNVAGRLELTVDDTPADRCHAQPG
- a CDS encoding 3-(methylthio)propionyl-CoA ligase — its product is MYGLMMQQPLLVASLLTHAERHHGGQEIVSRRVEGDIHRYRYRDLAQRARKLANALAGLGIAQGERVGTLAWNGYRHMELYFAVSGSGAVLHTLNPRLHVDQLAYIIDHADDRVIFFDLTFLPLIESVASRIKSPKVFVAMTDRANMPAKHDLPIMLLCYEDLIDGHGDDFAWPLLDENSASSLCYTSGTTGNPKGVLYSHRSTLLHTYAAALPDSLNCSARDVILPVVPMFHVNAWGLPYIACMVGAKLVFPGPALDGKSLYELIEAEQVTLSAGVPTVWQGLLRHVAERGTTFTSMRRTIVGGAPCPTAMTTEFQERYQVDVLHAWGMTELSPIGTVCSFKGHHQSLSTQQRYAIQAKQGRAVFGIDMRIVGPDGEELSWDAQVTGDLQVRGPWVTSGYFGSEEASPLCDGWFPTGDVAKIDSDGFMQITDRSKDVIKSGGEWISSIDIENVAYLHPGVASAVCIAARHPKWDERPLLLIVKKPESALGTDELLEFFDGRVAKWWKPDAVVFVEALPLGATGKVLKNQLRDQFRDYYLTA
- a CDS encoding DsbA family oxidoreductase, which encodes MDGALKAEQGTAVNNNVSVTVDVHFDFVCPWCLIGKRNLDAAVSRLASLRPDVSVKVRWHSHQLLPDTPVGGVPYQAFYVARLGSPGAVAARRAQVQEAAHAAGIELAFDRIEVMPNTRAAHKLVASATATTTGAVCKRALLIDRLFTGYFMDGEDIGNPDVLERIGLACGLDAASLADHLTTSRREDNFALPRSTQADDVRGVPHFVVNSALSLSGAYSPGAIADAMLRSIGEQENR
- a CDS encoding RBBP9/YdeN family alpha/beta hydrolase, which encodes MTLNTAPTVLIVPGLRDHVAEHWQTLLQARLPKTASVPPLEQDKLSCAARVAALDEAIAKIDGPIVLVAHSAGVMITVHWAQHHNRPIQGALLATPADLEAPMPAGYPTLDVLEEHGWLPFPRKPLPFPSILGASRNDPLAGFERAAGMAADWGSRLVDLGEVGHLNPAAGYGDWPQADTLIRELL
- a CDS encoding TauD/TfdA dioxygenase family protein; the encoded protein is MLVEQLNNAIGAELVGVKLADAIHDDGLFAEIRANLLKHRVLFLRDQDISRAEHVAFARRFGELEDHPVAGSDPEHPGLVRIYKSPDQPNDRYENAWHSDATWREAPQFGAVLRCVECPPVGGDTMWANMVLAYENLSSHVKEQIADLRARHSIEASFGAVMPIEKRHALKAQYPDAEHPVVRTHPETSEKVLFVNAFTTHLTNYHTPARVRFGQDANPGASDLLRYLISQAYIPEYQVRWRWKPNSIAIWDNRSTQHYAVMDYAPCHRKMERAGIIGDKPY